From Bacteroidales bacterium, a single genomic window includes:
- a CDS encoding GIY-YIG nuclease family protein, translating to MYKGGYVYIMTNKNHTVLYTGVTEDIVRRVREHKEHKFKGFTKKYNAVILVYYQYYSIIQEAIEKEKLIKGGSRQRKIDLIEVMNPEWEDLYEKIAL from the coding sequence ATGTATAAGGGAGGTTATGTATATATCATGACTAACAAAAACCATACTGTTTTATATACCGGCGTTACAGAAGACATTGTTAGGAGAGTTCGCGAACATAAAGAGCATAAATTCAAAGGATTTACTAAAAAATACAATGCAGTAATATTGGTATATTATCAGTATTATTCTATTATTCAGGAGGCAATAGAAAAGGAAAAGCTGATTAAGGGTGGATCTCGGCAAAGAAAGATTGATCTCATTGAAGTTATGAATCCGGAATGGGAGGATTTGTATGAGAAGATTGCTTTGTGA
- a CDS encoding lipoprotein signal peptidase: protein MKVSIRFKAILLIVLVLFIDQAIKIHIKTSMTIGESISVFGHWFQIRFIENPGMAFGLDIPGKLGKPVLTIFRIIAVVAIGWYLNQLVRRRANNGLILCVALIMAGAAGNIIDSVFYGRIFSESTYFNTAKMFPEEGGYAPLLFGRVVDMLYFPVIHGHFPSWFPGKGGDEFVFFRPIFNLADSAITLGILCILVFQRRFFGVPVVVEEESGEKGEESEPPSLRGA from the coding sequence ATGAAAGTTTCCATCCGATTCAAGGCGATCCTGCTGATTGTCCTGGTCCTGTTCATTGACCAGGCCATAAAGATTCATATCAAAACTTCCATGACAATCGGTGAAAGCATTTCGGTTTTCGGGCACTGGTTCCAGATCCGGTTCATCGAAAATCCCGGGATGGCTTTCGGACTTGATATTCCCGGAAAGCTCGGCAAGCCGGTGCTTACTATTTTCAGGATCATTGCCGTTGTGGCCATTGGCTGGTACCTGAACCAACTGGTTCGGCGCAGGGCAAATAACGGGCTTATCCTGTGTGTGGCCCTGATAATGGCCGGTGCGGCAGGCAACATCATCGACAGTGTATTTTACGGTCGCATTTTCAGTGAAAGTACATATTTCAATACGGCCAAAATGTTTCCGGAAGAAGGTGGCTATGCGCCGCTGCTTTTTGGAAGGGTAGTGGATATGCTTTATTTTCCCGTCATTCACGGTCATTTCCCGTCATGGTTTCCCGGTAAGGGAGGCGACGAGTTTGTTTTCTTCCGTCCCATTTTCAACCTCGCCGACTCGGCAATAACACTGGGGATACTGTGCATACTTGTGTTTCAGAGGAGGTTTTTTGGGGTACCTGTAGTGGTGGAAGAGGAGAGTGGTGAGAAGGGAGAAGAGAGTGAACCACCGTCATTGCGAGGAGCATGA
- a CDS encoding TraR/DksA C4-type zinc finger protein, which produces MSEKTRYSDEELDEFKVIILDKLEKAKRDFELLKSAITQSESNDTQDTSPTFKVLEEGAATLSKEEAGRLAQRQQKFIQHLQAALIRIENKTYGICRETGKLISKERLRAVPHATLSIDAKQKQR; this is translated from the coding sequence ATGTCAGAAAAGACAAGGTATTCCGACGAGGAACTTGATGAGTTTAAGGTCATTATACTCGATAAGCTTGAAAAGGCAAAACGCGACTTTGAACTTTTAAAGAGCGCCATCACACAAAGCGAGAGCAACGATACGCAAGATACTTCCCCCACATTTAAAGTGCTCGAAGAAGGTGCCGCAACGTTATCGAAGGAAGAGGCCGGCAGGCTTGCACAGCGTCAGCAAAAGTTTATACAGCACTTACAGGCAGCCCTCATAAGGATTGAGAACAAAACTTATGGTATTTGCCGTGAAACGGGCAAGCTGATCAGCAAAGAAAGGCTGAGAGCTGTTCCTCACGCCACCCTGTCGATTGACGCCAAGCAAAAACAGCGCTGA
- a CDS encoding GIY-YIG nuclease family protein, whose amino-acid sequence MYKGGYVYIMTNRNHTVLYTGVTEDIIKRVREHKDHKFEGFTKKYNVVILVYYQFYSSIQEAIEKEKIIKGGSWQRKFDLIEDMNPEWEDLYEKIAF is encoded by the coding sequence ATGTATAAGGGAGGTTATGTATATATCATGACTAACAGAAACCATACAGTTTTATATACTGGCGTTACTGAAGACATTATTAAGAGGGTTCGCGAACATAAAGACCACAAATTTGAAGGGTTCACTAAAAAATATAATGTCGTGATACTGGTGTATTACCAGTTTTATTCGAGTATTCAGGAGGCTATTGAAAAAGAAAAGATAATTAAGGGCGGATCATGGCAAAGAAAGTTCGATTTGATTGAAGATATGAATCCGGAATGGGAGGATTTGTATGAGAAAATTGCTTTTTAA
- the metG gene encoding methionine--tRNA ligase: MQNTPKRHLITAALPYANGPVHIGHLAGVYVPADIYVRYLRLRGEDVLFICGSDEHGVPITIKARQEKVSPQDIVDKYHTIIKNAFAEFGISFSIYSRTTSKVHYKTASEFFRKLYDQGEFIEKTTKQYYDEEAQQFLADRYITGTCPHCGNDNAYGDQCEKCGTSLNATDLINPRSTISGSQPVLKDTLHWFLPLDKYEPFLRNWILEDNKDWKSNVYGQCKSWLDAGLQPRAVSRDLDWGIPVPVEGAEGKVLYVWFDAPIGYISATRELTPDWEKYWKDKDTRMIHFIGKDNIVFHCIIFPAMLKADGTYNLPGNVPANEFLNLEGDKISTSRNWAVWLHEYLQDFPGQQDVLRYVLCATMPETKDNDFTWKDFQARNNNELVAVLGNFINRALVLTNKYFDGKVPPADALTGADQDALAELPRLKQAVEYNLENFRFREALKAAMDVARLGNKYLADNEPWKLIKTDKPRTGTILNLALQITANLAIITEPFLPFSAKKISEFINMDTLSWDDGGRTDLLPSGHKLNEPSLLFSKIEDEAVEKQLEKLQKSKEKNLAGKVAAKPQKESVSYDDFARMDIRTGTILEAVKVPKTKKLMQLKIDTGMDIRTVVSGIAEYFEPEAIIGKQICLLANLEPREIKGIQSQGMILLAEDSSGKLVFVTPENGVNNGAEVK, from the coding sequence ATGCAAAATACTCCTAAGAGACATCTGATCACCGCCGCTCTCCCCTATGCCAACGGACCTGTACACATCGGCCACCTCGCCGGGGTTTATGTTCCGGCCGACATATACGTCCGTTACCTCCGCCTCAGGGGCGAAGACGTACTGTTCATATGCGGTTCCGATGAACACGGTGTTCCCATAACAATCAAAGCCAGGCAGGAAAAGGTGTCTCCGCAGGATATAGTGGACAAGTACCACACCATCATCAAAAATGCTTTTGCCGAATTCGGTATTTCGTTCAGCATTTATTCAAGAACCACTTCGAAAGTACATTACAAGACTGCTTCCGAGTTTTTCAGGAAACTATACGACCAGGGTGAATTCATCGAAAAAACCACAAAACAGTATTACGACGAGGAAGCGCAGCAGTTCCTGGCAGACCGGTATATCACTGGAACCTGTCCCCATTGCGGTAACGATAATGCCTACGGCGACCAGTGCGAAAAATGCGGCACATCGTTGAATGCAACCGACCTCATCAACCCTCGCAGTACCATCAGCGGCAGTCAACCTGTGCTGAAAGACACGCTTCACTGGTTCCTGCCGCTGGATAAGTACGAGCCCTTCCTCCGCAACTGGATCCTTGAGGATAACAAGGACTGGAAATCGAACGTCTACGGGCAGTGCAAATCATGGCTCGATGCCGGCCTGCAACCACGGGCGGTAAGTCGTGATCTCGACTGGGGTATCCCGGTCCCGGTTGAAGGCGCGGAGGGAAAAGTGCTGTATGTATGGTTCGATGCACCCATTGGCTACATTTCAGCCACACGGGAACTTACACCCGATTGGGAAAAATACTGGAAGGACAAGGATACCCGCATGATCCATTTCATTGGTAAGGATAATATCGTATTTCATTGCATCATCTTCCCGGCCATGCTGAAAGCTGACGGCACATACAACCTTCCCGGAAACGTTCCGGCCAATGAATTCCTGAACCTTGAAGGGGATAAGATTTCCACATCGCGCAACTGGGCGGTTTGGCTACACGAATACCTTCAGGACTTCCCCGGCCAGCAGGATGTGCTGAGGTACGTGCTCTGCGCCACCATGCCGGAGACAAAGGACAATGATTTCACGTGGAAGGATTTCCAGGCCCGGAACAATAACGAACTGGTTGCTGTGTTAGGCAACTTCATAAACCGCGCACTGGTTCTTACCAATAAATACTTCGACGGTAAAGTTCCCCCGGCCGATGCCCTCACCGGTGCGGACCAGGATGCACTGGCTGAACTGCCCAGGCTGAAACAGGCTGTTGAATACAATCTCGAAAATTTCCGCTTTCGTGAAGCGCTGAAAGCTGCCATGGATGTGGCACGACTTGGTAACAAATACCTGGCTGACAACGAACCGTGGAAACTGATAAAAACAGATAAACCCCGGACAGGTACCATATTGAATTTGGCCCTGCAGATTACAGCCAACCTGGCCATTATCACAGAGCCGTTCCTGCCTTTCTCGGCAAAGAAAATAAGTGAGTTCATCAACATGGACACCCTCTCGTGGGACGACGGCGGACGCACCGATCTATTGCCTTCGGGCCATAAGCTGAACGAGCCTTCGCTGCTGTTCAGCAAAATTGAAGATGAGGCTGTTGAAAAGCAGCTTGAAAAACTGCAAAAAAGTAAGGAGAAGAACCTGGCAGGAAAAGTGGCTGCGAAACCGCAAAAAGAAAGCGTCAGTTACGATGATTTCGCCCGGATGGATATCAGAACGGGTACTATCCTCGAAGCGGTTAAAGTGCCTAAAACGAAGAAACTGATGCAGCTTAAAATTGATACCGGTATGGATATCCGGACGGTGGTTTCAGGAATCGCCGAATACTTTGAGCCGGAAGCCATCATCGGCAAGCAGATCTGCCTGCTGGCAAACCTTGAGCCCCGTGAGATCAAGGGCATTCAATCGCAGGGCATGATCCTCCTCGCCGAAGACTCCTCGGGAAAACTGGTTTTCGTCACCCCGGAGAACGGGGTCAATAACGGTGCGGAGGTGAAGTGA
- a CDS encoding YraN family protein, whose amino-acid sequence MTDNIAFGKKGEDLAVDFLKEEGYEILERNWHFNHTEIDIIARFHEFLVIAEVKTRKGNSWGEPYTAVDYRKQRSLIFAAERYIYSHHIDLEVRFDIVSIIIDNDRTAIEHVKDAFRAIAR is encoded by the coding sequence ATGACAGACAACATCGCATTCGGTAAAAAAGGTGAAGACCTTGCCGTAGACTTCCTTAAGGAGGAAGGATATGAAATACTTGAAAGAAACTGGCATTTCAATCATACCGAGATTGATATCATTGCCAGATTTCATGAATTCCTTGTTATTGCGGAAGTGAAAACAAGAAAAGGGAATTCATGGGGAGAACCATATACAGCTGTTGATTACCGTAAGCAACGGTCACTTATTTTTGCTGCCGAACGGTATATTTATTCTCACCATATTGACCTGGAAGTGCGGTTTGATATCGTTTCGATCATAATCGACAACGACCGCACAGCTATTGAACATGTAAAGGATGCGTTCAGGGCGATTGCGAGGTAG
- a CDS encoding LD-carboxypeptidase produces the protein MIRPPYLKKGDRISIVAPAGTLVKNEIAEACDLMQEWGVEPVFGKHLFRKQQSFAGTDAQRAEDFQHMLDDPSIRAIICARGGYGTIRIIDKLDFSAFKKKPKWIVGYSDITILHCALQQRLGIESIHGPMPRFVPPKSPDLVSFDTLRALLFGEEGEYILQPNRLNRKGKGKGILTGGNLSVLYSLAGSVYDPDMDGKILFIEDIGENLYHIDRMMMSLKIRGKLDMLNGLIVGEMTDMNGSKAGFHKPAYQIIKEHTAAYDYPVIFGFPAGHGETNLAMVMGRETEMRVEEKCSSLRGA, from the coding sequence ATGATACGCCCACCCTATCTTAAGAAAGGCGACCGGATAAGCATTGTGGCCCCGGCAGGCACCCTTGTGAAAAATGAGATTGCAGAAGCCTGCGACCTTATGCAGGAATGGGGTGTGGAACCTGTTTTCGGAAAGCATCTGTTCCGGAAACAGCAGTCGTTTGCCGGAACCGACGCACAACGGGCCGAAGATTTTCAGCACATGCTGGATGACCCTTCAATTCGTGCGATAATTTGTGCCCGGGGAGGGTATGGTACGATCCGGATCATTGACAAACTTGATTTCAGCGCTTTTAAAAAAAAGCCGAAATGGATTGTCGGGTACAGCGATATAACCATACTTCATTGTGCGCTTCAGCAAAGGCTCGGGATTGAAAGTATCCATGGCCCAATGCCGCGATTCGTTCCGCCCAAATCGCCTGATTTGGTATCGTTTGATACGTTAAGGGCTTTACTGTTCGGTGAAGAAGGGGAATACATCCTGCAACCGAACCGGCTTAACCGGAAAGGCAAGGGAAAGGGAATACTTACCGGGGGCAACCTGTCGGTCTTATACAGCCTTGCAGGATCGGTTTATGATCCGGATATGGACGGTAAGATACTGTTTATTGAAGATATCGGCGAGAACCTGTATCACATTGACAGGATGATGATGAGCCTGAAGATACGGGGCAAGCTGGATATGCTGAACGGATTGATTGTCGGCGAAATGACCGATATGAACGGTTCAAAGGCGGGGTTTCACAAACCTGCGTACCAGATCATCAAAGAACACACTGCAGCATACGATTACCCGGTTATTTTCGGTTTCCCTGCCGGGCATGGGGAGACCAATTTAGCCATGGTGATGGGGCGTGAAACCGAGATGAGGGTGGAAGAAAAGTGCTCGTCATTGCGAGGAGCATGA